A section of the Castanea sativa cultivar Marrone di Chiusa Pesio chromosome 12, ASM4071231v1 genome encodes:
- the LOC142619480 gene encoding uncharacterized protein LOC142619480 isoform X2, translating to MSNKQRSIKLFCPLVSKAVWLVVWDEQRLDLGSIARTFGLDPSTLKLNGHFISRGVDFIASSVTWNSLISFFSARGFSTGKNHQDALIVDGKLTKLGSKRGRDPQDAVDGSYYVAADEVDGDSTRPQAEDVNLVKNKRLKERDTGGKALHGLSSKRKQMLEDVSLLKKLKINETESDMEARWSLLDLG from the exons atgagCAATAAACAGAGAAGCATCAAGCTGTTCTGTCCCTTAGTATCAAAGGCGGTGTGGTTGGTGGTGTGGGACGAGCAGAGACTCGACCTGGGCTCCATAGCTCGGACCTTTGGGCTCGACCCATCAACTCTCAAGCTCAATGGTCACTTCATTAGTAGAGGGGTTGATTTCATAGCCTCCTCAGTCACCTGGAACTcccttatttctttcttctctgcCAGAGGCTTCTCCACTGGCAAAAATCACCAAGACGCTCTTATTGTTGATGGCAAGCTTACCAAACTTGGCTCTAAGA GGGGGCGTGATCCTCAAGATGCTGTTGATGGAAGTTACTATGTCGCGGCAGATGAAGTTGATGGTGATAGTACAAGGCCACAAGCTGAAGATGTCAACTTGGTGAAGAATAAAAGGTTGAAGGAAAGGGACACTG GAGGCAAAGCTCTCCATGGCCTAAGCTCCAAGAGAAAGCAGATGTTGGAAGATGTAAGCTTACTCAAGAAGTTAAAGATAAATGAAACTGAGTCAG ACATGGAAGCCAGGTGGTCCCTGTTGGATTTGGGTTGA
- the LOC142619484 gene encoding importin beta-like SAD2 isoform X2: MPEFTAFWRCMNTAEADDPGALAAVGCLRAISTILESVSRLPQLFVQVEPTLVPIMRRMLTSDGQGPCVCFRNGSSGSCAP, from the exons ATGCCAGAATTTA CTGCATTTTGGAGGTGCATGAACACAGCTGAAGCTGATGATCCTGGTGCTTTGGCTGCAGTTGGCTGTTTGCGTGCCATTAGCACAATTCTTGAATCAGTGAGCAGGCTTCCTCAACTTTTTGTCCAAGTTGAACCAACGTTGGTCCCTATAATGCGTAGAATGTTGACAAGTGATGGCCAAG GACCTTGTGTATGCTTCCGAAATGGCAGCTCAGGTTCATGTGCACCGTAG
- the LOC142619484 gene encoding importin beta-like SAD2 isoform X1, with protein sequence MPEFTAFWRCMNTAEADDPGALAAVGCLRAISTILESVSRLPQLFVQVEPTLVPIMRRMLTSDGQGFAAKEDWWALYMLLSKTLKGI encoded by the exons ATGCCAGAATTTA CTGCATTTTGGAGGTGCATGAACACAGCTGAAGCTGATGATCCTGGTGCTTTGGCTGCAGTTGGCTGTTTGCGTGCCATTAGCACAATTCTTGAATCAGTGAGCAGGCTTCCTCAACTTTTTGTCCAAGTTGAACCAACGTTGGTCCCTATAATGCGTAGAATGTTGACAAGTGATGGCCAAG GTTTTGCTGCCAAAGAGGATTGGTGGGCCTTGTATATGTTGTTATCAAAAACTCTCAAGGGTATTTAA